From Pectinophora gossypiella chromosome 18, ilPecGoss1.1, whole genome shotgun sequence, one genomic window encodes:
- the LOC126374894 gene encoding mitochondrial pyruvate carrier 2-like, with the protein MSAIYKRIIETCDKFVPNSMRPLWEHPAGPKTIFFWAPICKWGLVAAGIGDLNRPAESLSLRQHTSLAVTSLIWSRWSLVIIPKNYSLFAVNSFVAGTNIYQLCRIYNYEHNKSKDAKK; encoded by the exons ATGTCTGCTATATACAAAAGAATTATTGAAACCTGTGACAAATTTGTGCCTAATTCTATGAGACCGTTGTGGGAACATCCTGCTG GGCCAAAAACAATATTCTTCTGGGCTCCCATTTGTAAGTGG GGCTTGGTGGCAGCTGGAATAGGAGATTTAAATCGACCAGCAGAATCGCTGTCACTTAGGCAACATACCTCACTGGCCGTGACCAGCCTAATCTGGAGTCGGTGGTCCCTCGTCATCATACCAAAGAACTACAGTCTATTCGCTGTCAATTCCTTCGTAGCCGGCACCAACATCTACCAGCTATGCCGGATCTATAATTACGAACACAACAAGTCTAAAGATGCGAAGAAATAG